The DNA segment AGTACGCCATCGTGACCACCTGCCGCTGCAGATCGGTCAGATCGTCGAGGCAGTGACGCACCTGCCGGCGCTCCAGCCGCCCGGCCACCTCATCGGCCACCTGGTCATACGGCGTATCCAGTGACGCCGCCCCGGCCCGGACGGTCCGGTCGGCCGCCGCCTGCTCGGCACGGACCCGGTCGACCGCCCGCCGATGCGCGATCGTGAACACCCACGACGTCGCCGACCCCGCGGCCGGGTCGAACCGGGCCGCCGTACGCCACACCTCCACCAGGGCCTCCTGCGCCACCTCTTCGGCCTGCGCCGGATCGCGCAGTACACGCCGGATCAGCCCGTACACCCGTGGCGCCACCAGGTCGTACAGCCGGGCAAAGGCCTGCTCGTCGCCGTGACCGACCGCCCGTAACAGTTCGCTCGCATCCGCGCGTCCCGCCGGATCCGGGCCGGGCACCGGGCTCAGATGCTGCGCCCGGCGGCTCGTGCCGTGCTCCGCCATCAACAAACCACCCCTAGGTCACGCTCGATACTGACGCGGTGATTCGGAGCCGAAGCATCACCGGATGGGTCTGACCACCGAAAACTTCGGTTGCCTTCGTAGGCGCGAGGCCGGGCGCCCACCGCGTCCATGCCGGCTACCGAACCGCTCTTCTGACACCTGTCGCGGCGTGGCGAACGCTTCAGGCCGTCTGCGAGCGGCGCCGACAGTCCGGTGTCGGAGGCTCTCCCCCTTCGTGGCGCTCGTCGGGTCGACGGCGCGCACGTATCGGGTGGCGACCATCCTGTGACGCGGATCCCGTACCTGATGACCCGTGCCGTCATTTCTACGCTCGGCCCACCCGACCCGGACGGCTGGACGACGGTGACCCTGCCGTCAAGCATGCCCACGCCGAGTTGCTGGAGCCCCACTCTGCGCGCTCTGATGCGGGAGAGCGCGCGGGCGATGGTGGCGCTGTACGACCCCGTTTTGAGGTGGGCGGGAGCGGCTTGCTAAGTTATCTCCGCAAGTCCGGGTGGCGGAATGGCAGACGCGCTAGCTTGAGGTGCTAGTGCCCTTTATCGGGCGTGGGGGTTCAAGTCCCCCCTCGGACACGTTAAAACCCACGCAGGTCATTCACGTTTTTCGTGGAGCCTGCGGGGGTTTCTTTGGTTTCGGCCTTCCTGAGTGCCCAGGTCCGGCTTGCTGGCGGCCGGCGACGCGGCCACGGCTGGTTCGTCACCGTCGGTGCGGCAGGGCTGGTTGACTCTCGAGATGGTCTTCCACCTCGGCGTGTGCGTCGTGCGTTGAAGGTGTTTTCTGCTTGAGGATCTCGGGCTCGGTGAAAGAGTTTCTGGACCGGCATCATGGTCGCCGTTTCGATGGTGAGGGTGTCCGACCCACAGACGAATACCGCCTCACGCGCCCGCAGATATGACGCCGGGTCCTCGGCGTCGTCGAGGTGGGCGAGGTGAGGTCTTGGGTGAGGCGGGCTTCGGCCCGGTACACCCGCCGTCCGTAGATTCCGCGGACGAGCAGCCCGGTCAACGCGTACCGGAGCGCCTGGTCGGCGGTGATCTGCTGCGCGGTCGCGTTGCTGGCCGATCATTGAGAAGGGTCTTGACGCGCAACATGTTTGTTACAAAACTGTCCGGCAATCGGCGGCGGTTGAGGGAGCAGCGAGTTGGCGATCGTGATCGTGGGGGCCGGGATCGGTGACATCGCCGTCGATGAGCGCGGCGATGAGCTGAAGCCGCTCGGTGTCGGGCTCAACCTGCTGCCGCACGCTGTTCGTGAGCTCACCGAACTGGATCGGGGCGAGCGGATCGAAGGGCTGGGCGCCGCGCCCGGCACACTCGCCTACCACAACCGGCACGGTCAGCTGATCTGGAATGAGCCGTGCGGGCGGGACGCGGGCTACCAGTGGCCGCAGGCGTCGGTGCACCGCGGGCGGCTCCAGACGGAGTTGCTCGCCGCGCGGTGAGCGACGTGGACGCGGCCCGGCTCGCCGCGGTGATCTCGCCGCTGCGCCGCACGCTGCTCGCCGCCGCCCGGGCCGCCGAGAACCTGCCGGAGATCCCGGACGCGCAGATCGAGATCATCCGGGCGCTGCCCCGGGGGGCCGTGGCCGGGCCCGGTGAGCTCGCCGACCGGCTCGGCCTGAGCCGTCCCACGGTCAGCAACCTGCTCACCACGATGGAGGCGGCCGGGCTGGTCGAACGCCGCCCGCACCCCGGCAACCGCCGCCACGTCGAGGTCCTCGCCACCGCGAAGGCCCTCGACCTGTTCGGCCGCTTCGACCTCGCCAGCGGCGATCTGGTCGCCGCCGCCACGGCCACCCTCGACCCGGCCGACCGGGCGGCGCTCGCCGCTGCGGTTCCCGCACTGGAGCGCCTGCGCGAAGCCCTCACCCTTCTCAAGGAGACCTCATGAGCACGCTGCGACAGCGCTTCTCCCGATGGGTGCAGGCGCGGACCCTGCCGGGCCTCCCACCCGGCCCGTACGACATCAGCGTCGTCAAGAACCTGCGGGTGCCGATGGACGACGGCGTCGAACTGCTCGCCGATCTCATCACCCCGGTCGGCGAGACCGATCCGCGGCTGCCGACGGTCGTCATCCGGGGTCCGTACGGTCGCAGCGGCCCGGTGGCGGGCCAAGCCCGCGCCCTCGCCCGGGAGGGTTTCCCCGTGCTGTTCCAGAGCTGCCGCGGCACCTGGGGATCGGACGGCGTCTTCACCCCGCAGGTCGACGAGCAGCGCGACGGCCTCGCCACCCACCGCTGGGTGCGGGAGCAGCAGTGGTTCACCGGCAAGATCGCCACCTACGGTCCCAGCTACATGGGATACACCCAGTGGGCCGTCGCAGGAGAGCAGGACGCGCTCTGCCTGCTCGTGACGATGCCCGACTTCGGTGCCATCACCTGGGACAACGGTGCCTTCGCGCTGCGCAACGCCCTCGGCTGGACGCAGATGATGGACCGGATGATCCGCCGCAAGCTGCTCGCGCTCGGTCTTGCCATGCTGCGACCCGATCCTCGGCTGGGGCGGGCGTTCGACGTGCTGCCGCTCAGCGCCGGCGACACCGCCGCGACCGGCCGGGCCGTGCACTGGTACCAGGACTGGGTCGGCCACGAACGCCTCACCGAGGAGTACTGGACGAGCCAGTCGCACACCGCCGCCGTTCCCGGTGTCACCGCGCCGGTTTACATGATCACCGGCTGGTACGACATCTTCCTGCCCTGGCAGCTGCGCAACCACGCCCAGCTCGCCGCCGCCGGCCGCCCGCCGCGGCTGACCGTCGGGCCGTGGGGGCACACCTCCCGCGGCATGGGCGCGCCGGCCGTCGGCGAGGCCGTGGCGTTCCTCAAGGAACGATTCGCCGGCGTCGCTAGCGAGCGGCCCGCGCTCGTCCGCGCCTATCGCACCGGTGCCGAGCAGTGGCACGACCTGCCGTCCTGGCCTCCGCCCGGCACGACGACCGCGTCCTGGAACCTGCACGCCACCGGCGGATTCTCCCCGCAGCCGGCGGCCGGGGGAGTGACCACGTACGTCTACGACCCGGCCGACCCCACCCCGGCCCTCGGCGGACCGAGCCTGCTGCCCGACTCCGGGCCCGTCGACAACGCCGGCCACGAGAGCCGCGCCGACGTCGTCGTCTTCCGCGGTGACGTCCTCACCGAACCGGTCACCGTCGCCGGCGAGCCGGTGGCCCGGATCCGGTTCCGCTCGTCGCAGCCCAGCGCCGACGTCTTCGTCCGCATCTGCGACGTGCACCCCGACGGCCGATCGATGACCGTCTGCGACGGCATCCGCCGCATCGGCGGCATCGCGGACACCGGGCCCGAACCCGGCGAGGACGGGTTCCGCGACGTCGGCGTGCCGCTCTGGCCCACCTTCCACGAGTTCGCCGCCGGGCACCGCATCAGTGTGCAGATCAGCTCCGGCGCCCACCCGAGGTACGCCCGCAACCCGGGCTCCGGCGAGCCCGCCGCCGAGGCCGCGACCCTGCACCGCGCCACCCAGGAGATCTCCCACGACGAGCTCCGGCCCTCTCGCCTCGACCTTCCGGTCTGGCCCGCGTGAGCGCCTTGGCCGTTTCCGGCCTGCAGGCCGCGTTCGAGGTGGAGGCCGAGCTCGGGCCGCTGGAGGACCACGGTGTCACCCGGGCCGGGCACCGCCGGCGGCGGGCACGTCCACATCCGTACCTCCGGGGTTCGCAGCGGCAGCCCGCGGATCCTCGAAGCCCTGCTGCGCGGTGACCCGGTCGACGCGTCCGAGTACTACTTCCGGCTCGGGGTGCGGCTCGAGACCTCTGCGCCGGAGCTGGCCGTGCTGGAGCAGTCCATCTTCGTCGCGTCCGCCGTCCGCGACGCCGACCGGGTCCGCTACACCGCCTATCGGGTCACGTGACTCGGGGCTGGTTCGGTGCGTGCAGCGAACCAGCGGTCGTGCAGCCGGCGCAGCGGGGCCGGTGCCCACCAGTTCCGGTCGCCGAGCAGGCTCATGACGGCGGGCAGGAGCAGGCCGCGCACGACCGTGACGTCGAGCAGCAGCGCCACCGTCATGGCGAAACCGATCTCCTTGACCGCGATCAGATCGCCGAGCAGGAAGCCGAGGAACACCACGCCGATGCACAGGGCGGCGGCGGTGACCACCGAGCCGGACTTCTCGATGCCGGCGCGGACCGCCGCCCGCTCGCCCTGGCCGCGCCCCCGCTCCTCGGTGATCCGGGCGAGCAGGAACACCTCGTAGTCCATCGACAGCCCGAACACGAACACGAACAGCAGGACCGGGGTGGTGACGTCGATCGCGCCCCACGAGTCGAAGCCGAGCAGCGTGTCGCCGGCGCCCCACTGGAACACGACGACCAGCGTGCCGAGCGTGGCGAGCAGGACCAGCGCGTTCATCAGCAGTGCCTTGACCGGGATCACCAGCGAGCCGGTCAGCACGAACAGCAGCACCACGGTGGGCAGCAGCACGATCAGCAGGGCGATCGGGAAGCGGGCCGTCACCGAGTCGCGGTAGTCGACGAGTTCCGCGGCGGCGCCCCCGATCAGCACCGGGAACCCGGGGTCCAGGGCCCGGATCGCGCGTACCGCGTCGCGGGCCGGCTGACCCGCCGTCTCGCCCCGTGGCGTGACGTCGATGACGGCCGCCGGCCCGGTGATGTCCGGGCGCGGCTCGATCTTCAGCACACCGCCGACCGTGGCGAGCTCATTCAGGTAGTCACGGACCGCGGCGCCGGCCGGGTCGGTCTCCACGACCACGACGATGGGTTCGGCCTGGCCGCCACGGAAGTCGCGCTGCACCGCCTCCTGCAGTTTCCGGGCTTCCGCCGAGGCGGGCAGGGCGCGGGTATCGGAGTTCTCCAGGTTGACCCCGAACAGGAACGGCAACGACAGCGCGAGCAGGCCGGCCGTGACAGCGAGCGCGACCGGGCCCGGCCGGGCCTGCGCGAAGGCGGCGAGGCGGGCGAGCAGGCCCGGCCCGGAGGCGGTGCGGCGCGACGACGGCGCGGGGATGCGGCGGTGTGCGACGGCGATCAGCGCCGGTACGGCGGTCAGCCCGCCCGCGGTGCCGGCGAGCACCGCGACGGCGCCGCCGAGCGCCATCGCGCCGAGCAGCGGTTCGGCGAACGCGGACAGGCCGGCCATCGTCACGGCGACGGCGAGCCCGGAGATCAGCACGGTACGCCCGGCGGTTGCGGTGGTGCGGGCGAGCAGTTCCGCCACGGGCGCCTCGGGTTCGGTGTCGCGTTCCTCGCGGAACCGGGCGATCATCAGCAGTGCGTAGTCGACGGCGAGCCCGATGCCCAGCAGCGTGACCACGTTGACGGTGAATTCGCTGACCTCGGTGAGCGCGGTCAGCCCGAACAGGCCGAGCAGTGTCACCGCCACGGTGGCCAGCGCGGCGGCGAGCGGGATCAGGCCCACGGCGAAACCACCAAGAATCAAGATCAACACAATGAGGAGTACGGCCAGAGCGGCCGTCTCGCCGAAGGCGGTGTCCGCGAGCGCCTGGTCGGCGAACGCGCGCTCGGCCAGTTTCTCGCCGCCGACCAGCACCTCGGGCGCGTCGATGCGGTGCAACGCGGCCGCGACCGCATCCTCCACCCGTTCCCGCCGGTGGTCCGGCAGACCCTCGTCCAGTTCGACGCGGATCATCGAACGCCGGTTGTCGGCGCCGATCTGCCCGCCCGGAGCGCCATAGAGGTCCTCGACCTCCCGGACGCCGTCCATCGCGCGGATCTCGCCGGCGATCGCGGTGACGCCGGCGACCAGTGCCGGGTCCCACACGTCGCGCCCGCCCACGACGGCGACGATCATCGGGCCCTCGGGCTGCAACCGGTCGACCCGGAGCTCCGCGAGCTGCGACT comes from the Actinoplanes sp. OR16 genome and includes:
- the sigK gene encoding ECF RNA polymerase sigma factor SigK, giving the protein MAEHGTSRRAQHLSPVPGPDPAGRADASELLRAVGHGDEQAFARLYDLVAPRVYGLIRRVLRDPAQAEEVAQEALVEVWRTAARFDPAAGSATSWVFTIAHRRAVDRVRAEQAAADRTVRAGAASLDTPYDQVADEVAGRLERRQVRHCLDDLTDLQRQVVTMAYYQGHSYPQVAELLKTPLGTVKTRMRDGLIRLRDCLGVEATA
- a CDS encoding MarR family winged helix-turn-helix transcriptional regulator — translated: MSDVDAARLAAVISPLRRTLLAAARAAENLPEIPDAQIEIIRALPRGAVAGPGELADRLGLSRPTVSNLLTTMEAAGLVERRPHPGNRRHVEVLATAKALDLFGRFDLASGDLVAAATATLDPADRAALAAAVPALERLREALTLLKETS
- a CDS encoding CocE/NonD family hydrolase produces the protein MSTLRQRFSRWVQARTLPGLPPGPYDISVVKNLRVPMDDGVELLADLITPVGETDPRLPTVVIRGPYGRSGPVAGQARALAREGFPVLFQSCRGTWGSDGVFTPQVDEQRDGLATHRWVREQQWFTGKIATYGPSYMGYTQWAVAGEQDALCLLVTMPDFGAITWDNGAFALRNALGWTQMMDRMIRRKLLALGLAMLRPDPRLGRAFDVLPLSAGDTAATGRAVHWYQDWVGHERLTEEYWTSQSHTAAVPGVTAPVYMITGWYDIFLPWQLRNHAQLAAAGRPPRLTVGPWGHTSRGMGAPAVGEAVAFLKERFAGVASERPALVRAYRTGAEQWHDLPSWPPPGTTTASWNLHATGGFSPQPAAGGVTTYVYDPADPTPALGGPSLLPDSGPVDNAGHESRADVVVFRGDVLTEPVTVAGEPVARIRFRSSQPSADVFVRICDVHPDGRSMTVCDGIRRIGGIADTGPEPGEDGFRDVGVPLWPTFHEFAAGHRISVQISSGAHPRYARNPGSGEPAAEAATLHRATQEISHDELRPSRLDLPVWPA
- a CDS encoding DUF3237 family protein, giving the protein MSPGPGTAGGGHVHIRTSGVRSGSPRILEALLRGDPVDASEYYFRLGVRLETSAPELAVLEQSIFVASAVRDADRVRYTAYRVT
- a CDS encoding MMPL family transporter, with the protein product MMLAGLGRSCARRRWTVLGVWVALITAGLILGGSVFDRLTTTGSVRPDAESQLAELRVDRLQPEGPMIVAVVGGRDVWDPALVAGVTAIAGEIRAMDGVREVEDLYGAPGGQIGADNRRSMIRVELDEGLPDHRRERVEDAVAAALHRIDAPEVLVGGEKLAERAFADQALADTAFGETAALAVLLIVLILILGGFAVGLIPLAAALATVAVTLLGLFGLTALTEVSEFTVNVVTLLGIGLAVDYALLMIARFREERDTEPEAPVAELLARTTATAGRTVLISGLAVAVTMAGLSAFAEPLLGAMALGGAVAVLAGTAGGLTAVPALIAVAHRRIPAPSSRRTASGPGLLARLAAFAQARPGPVALAVTAGLLALSLPFLFGVNLENSDTRALPASAEARKLQEAVQRDFRGGQAEPIVVVVETDPAGAAVRDYLNELATVGGVLKIEPRPDITGPAAVIDVTPRGETAGQPARDAVRAIRALDPGFPVLIGGAAAELVDYRDSVTARFPIALLIVLLPTVVLLFVLTGSLVIPVKALLMNALVLLATLGTLVVVFQWGAGDTLLGFDSWGAIDVTTPVLLFVFVFGLSMDYEVFLLARITEERGRGQGERAAVRAGIEKSGSVVTAAALCIGVVFLGFLLGDLIAVKEIGFAMTVALLLDVTVVRGLLLPAVMSLLGDRNWWAPAPLRRLHDRWFAARTEPAPSHVTR